Below is a window of Gossypium hirsutum isolate 1008001.06 chromosome A12, Gossypium_hirsutum_v2.1, whole genome shotgun sequence DNA.
AGTGTTCCAGAAGGAAAAGGTTCAATTGAAGCGCATTCAAGTGGTAGTGCTTCTCTGACAGGTAGCTATCACCTTCTTCCCTGCTGTTGTACTTCTACTTAATTTTGACTCAACTTGCTTCCTATTTTTGTAACTTCTCTTTTAATTTGCTTGGTTATAGGTGGAGCTGGAGGCAATTCTCATTCTTATGCCTCTGGTCCGAATACTGGTGGTCCATCTATTGGACCACCCCCTGTTATTGCAAATAAAGCTCCTGCTATCCAGCCAGCAGTAAACGAGGTTTATTTAGTATGGGATGATGAGGCAATGTCCATGGTCAGTTCCTAACTTCTctttaattgtgtttttatttgcTCTTTTCTAGATTATGGTTGCAAAATTTTATTGaaggattttattttatatacttgCAGGAAGAAAGAAGAATGTCCTTAGCGAAATATcagatgcatgatgaaaatagcCAGGTAAGTCATAACTCTCTCTCTAGTACACGGAGTTGGTTTACGCATCTAACCAGATGAGTAGGCTTTATGTTTCATGTTTTCAGATTCAGTTGTTTATGCACTTGTTACCTATTTGATAAGGTATTTCatgtgattctttttttttttttaactttccatattaaaaagaaaacaatttgcGAAGAATCCATGAGCCTTTTAATCAATTATACCCATTAATTGATGGGCATGcacttttgttttaaaatatgacTTTTCCACTTTGCAAGCAATTGCCTCCAACTGTTTGGGCCTCAAAATATTTAAGTAGGTATTATGTCATTTTCTTTTCTGGTGTTGGTAAGTGCTACTTTGACAAGCTTGCTGCAACCCACTCAAGGATTTCTTCCGTCTAGCATTGAATCCGGTTAAGAACAGAGTATGTATGTATGCTTGTATGTATGCATGTaggtatgcatgtatgtatgtacatGATTCCTTCAACTTTGGATTTTATTCAATGCTATTCATTCTCCCTATGCTTGATTTCAAAGTGTGGGGTTTGGGTGGAACAAGATGATACCCAACAGATTTTTGCTCAAATAAATAGCATTGATCGTGAATTCAGACTTTTCCAGGTCAGCTTCTTTCGCAAAGTTTGGTATCTTTTGCATAGGACCAGGACCAAGCTTCTAACGAATTAAGTTCTATCCAAGTGAGGGATTGGTCATGGTTCCTGTCTGATCAGTTTcatttggattttgatttcagATGAGCTCTATTGATGCAGCAATAGACAGAAGGATCCTGGAAAGCAGACTTGCTGGTCGAATGGCATTTTAGTTGGGAGGAGAGGAATGCGTCTTGAGAACTTCTCTTGGGATAAATGTGCATGCTTTTGTGATTGCACTACTTACATGAATTGGAAATGGATTTGGGTCAATCAATTTTTAGGTGGGTATGGCAACCAAGGCAGATGTATTTGTGTTGTATTCTTTTGCGAAGTGATGCAGAAGAGAGAAGATAAGTCATTGttttttaatcttaaattttagtttctccaaaaaaaaaaaaaactgttaggatataaattttgagttattATCATTGTGGATTGGTTGGTTTCTCATAGGATATTCATTTGAGTTTATTATAGATAATGAATTTTATTGAAGGAATTGGAATGTGATGATATTTGAAGAGAGAGGATGTATGTcccatttttgataaaaaaatggaAGAGTATATAAATGTATTATTTCTTACATGCATACATAAGGCGGTcaagtttcttttttctttgcagGTCCCTGTACTTTTCTCTCTCGTTTTGTAATCCTGAGGAGTGTTATTTTGCTGCTGGGCAGTGGCTGTAGGGCCGACCGTCACCCCCCCCGGTTCCTTCTGTTTCTCTGCTCCAGCTGGCCGGCTGTCAACCTTAGGGCCGACTTCGGTCCCCCCTTTCCCTTCTTTTGTCCCTTTTCCTCTTGTTCCACTCTGACTTTTCTTCGCTTCCCCTTCCTTGCTGCTACTTTTGTTTGAGTCCAGTGTGGTCTCCGGTGGGGTTGCCGTTGCAGACCATGTCGGAAACAGTTGGCTTGGTTTCTCTCTTGCCACCCTGTCTCAACCTTCACTTTCTTCTCTCTCCTTCCTACTACCGGCCACCCTCGTTTTGCCGGCCTTTTGTTTTGGTTTGATAATTTTGGCCTTGGGTCTTCTTATGGCCCCTCCCTCGAAGGAAATTTCTGGAGTCGGTTAGGACTCACTTTTCTTAGATCCTCTGTGTCTCGACTCACTCGAGTTCTTTATGATCTGCCTTCTTGAGGCCTGATTGaattgtttttgtttcttgtttgaTGTGTTGGTTTAACATTCCGAGCTTTCGGGATGGGCAATTTCAGTCTTTAGTAGGTACACTGCACCAGTCAATGTGTTCTGTTTTGGTGGCTGAGGTCTTTTGTTGGAGCAGAAGCTTTTGACGTGACTTGTATTTGTGGTGGAGGCGTTCTTGTTCGGCGTTTATTCCTAGGATTAGACGGTTTTCCGATATTGCTTGCCTTTTGCCTAAGTTTCATATCGCTTTTCTCTAATTTGTTCTTTGAGCGGATGTTTCAATGTGGTGAAActttttgctttttttctttGTATGAATTATAAATCAATGGAATAAAAATCTAGATAAAATGCGTTTGGAGAAGGTATTTAACTTAGTAGCTGCTTTTAACACCCAATCGTAGCTTAGGTCAAAGAGTGAATATGAAAAATTTATTAATCagataattatttttctactactaatttaatcattagattaataaaattttcatgttttactAACAACAGTTTAAGTTGGGGATTGAGGTTTAATCCGTTCATTTTTTTTAGATATATGGATagtaatgaaagaaaaaaaaaatgaaggtgGTCTTGATCTCTAAATTCTTATCATGTATATATGGCTTTAGTTCTGATATATCTTAGCATGTGATGTGTATTTGGTGGTAAATAGTTAAAAAGCTAAGACATAGAGGGGTGGGCATGTTCCAATAGATAGTCTCATGTGTGAGCatgtttacaaaaaaaaaaaaagccaaaaaggTAATTGAACCACATTGGTAATGAAGGGCATTTCAACTTGACAAAATTAGGTTTGGTTATAGTCTTGAATCAGTATTAACTTCCTGCTCATCTGATCCATAAGTGCAGTGCTAGAGGTGGAGGAATTAATCATTCCTTAACATAAACATACAAAGTTGAATGGGCCATTCtttgttttaatcattttctaTTGCAAAATGACACATTTATTTAAACAGAATCACAAGGATGTCTTGGTTGTTGTTGACTCACAAGACTATCCTGCACTCCTTGAATTCCTTAAAGGCAGTCAGGATGATCTACAGTTCCGGAGAAAGCTTGCTTGGAAAGCTTTTTGAGCATGTTGCTTCTTATGATATAAAATAGTCCCCAAATCCAACAAAAATCAAATCGGAATCCAcaaacccaaaaaaataaaaaataaaaaataaaatctaataatataaaaaacaaatggatggtagaaaaaaaaatcaagcatcAAGCATCAAGCATCAAGCATCAAGCATCAAGCATCAAGCATCAAGCATCAAGCATCAGGCCATCAGCCCTCAACCCTCAACAATAAATGCAAAAACAACCAAAACATTTCAAAGCATCCTTCCATAACCATTTCCCCTTCTCCCTAACTATTTCTCATCCCTAACCTAAAGAACATATTTGCAGATTCAAGACTCGTGTGTTATCACTGGGCATGGCCATGGATAAATATGAGGTGGTCTTTATCTCCAATCCTTTAATCGGCAACTTGGTTCCTACCGTCGAATTTTCCCGCCACCTGACTCGTCATGACCCTCGATTCTCTGCCACCATTCTCATCATCACGGTGCACGAGAGAATAATCGTCAACCTTTACACACAATCACTTGCCACCGCTGCCTCTCACTCTCAGTCACACGTCAATTTCATCCATCTCCCTACCGTTCAACCTCCCACTCGTTATCAGTACCAATCTTCATTGGGTTACACATCCCTCTTCATAGACAAGCACAAGCCCCACGTCAAACATGCCATCTCCACCCTCGCCTCAACTACTTCTGTTGCTGCTCTCTTTGTTGACATGTTTACCACTTCCATGATTGATGTTGCCCAAGACCTTGGCATTCCTTGCTATCTCTTCTTTGCTTCTCCAGCCAGTTTTTTGGGGTTTATGCTTCATTTGCCAGCGTTAGCTACCCAGCTAGCTGCCGACTTTGTTGACTCCCACTCTGGGTTAATCGCTCCCAAAGACTCCGCAATTGAGTTGATCGTCCCCACTTTTTCTAAACCCTTGCCCCCAAGCGTGTTGCCGTCCAGTGTGCTAAAGAGAAACAAGGATGGCTATTTCTGGTACTTAGAGCACGCACGCAGGTACACGGAGACAATGGGTATCGTAGTAAACACGTTTCTTGAACTGGAGCCCCATGCCATTGCCTCGCTCTCAATCAGTGGGTTACCTCCAGTTTACCCAGTGGGTCCGATTCTGGATCATGCTGGAGCATCCCAATGGCACACGGATGGAGCCCAGCTACATGATTCCATAATGGAATGGCTTGATCAACAGCCTCCCTCTTCAGTGGTATTCCTCTGCTTCGGGAGCATGGGAAGTCTTAAAGGACCCCAATTGAGAGAGATCGCAATTGGGTTGGAGCGTTCTGGGTATCGATTTTTATGGTCCATCCGCGAGCCACCTAAAGGCAAATTAGATCTCCCAGGTGAGTACACCAATGTAGAGGCTGTTTTGCCGGCGGGGTTTCTGGATCGGACGGCTGGATTGGGGCTTGTGTGCGGGTGGGTTCATCAAGTGAGAGTATTGAGCCACCAAGCAATTGGAGGGTTTGTATCACACTGTGGGTGGAATTCCATATTGGAGAGTGTATGGCACGGGGTTCCTATTGCAACATGGCCAGTGTATGCGGAGCAACAAATGAATGCATTTGAGTTGGTGAAAGAGCTGGGATTGGGTGTGGAGATAAGATTGGATTACAGGGAGGGCAGTGATTTGGTGGTGGCTGAGGAGTTAGAAAGAGGGTTGAGGCGTTTGATGGACGGAGAAGATGAAGTGAAGGCCAAGGTAAGGGAAATGAAGAGCAAGAGTAGGATGGTACTGATGAAAAATGGTTCCTCCTGTAAATCCTTAGCATCCTTAATTCAGGAAATCAGCGGTAGGATACAAGGTTTGAAGAAAGATTGTTAGCTACAACTTGTGGTTCATGCACTGCCATGGTACCAACTTTAATATTAAGTTTAGTGGGGatcattttatacatttttttacatCTTCTAAGATGTTATTCTGCATATGCAAGCAGCTGTGAGGATAGGAGATGCACCGGTGCAATTCTGATCGGCATGATAAATATCGAGCTTGCGGGATTCTCATGGTTAGGAATTTAGGATGCAGGTTTTAAAGGAGATATTGAAGTCACTTGTGCAGGCATTGCTCATAGAAAGGATAGTTTTTTTACCAATCTATGTTATCTATCACCCCAAGGTCATGTTTGCTGATCATTTATTGATCACGGTTACTTATGATTGTAAGACATTTATATTACTTATGATCACCCCAAGGCCAGGTGTTCACTCAGGTAGTGAAAGTAAAGCTACTCAAGAGGTAAATTTATTGGATCGTGCGTGAGAATAATTATATCATATCTACAACACTTAGAACTTATACCATATTGATCAAGCATTGAAATGCGTGAGAATAATTATATCATATCTACAACACTTAAAACTTATACCATATTGATCAAGCATTGAAATTTGATAGCTAGAAGttcaaaaatgtgatatttaattttatatataaaagggacagatttatttatattgatgtaaatctttttaagtgtttttatattactttataatattttatacgATCAATATTTAACAGGTCAACAGACATATTGTAGATTATTAATGTCAAGTTTGACATAATAACAATTTTCTAACAATTCGTTTTATGTAAAATACTTTTAacctttaaatatatattaatatagataaaattttagataaatatgATGGAGATATAAggtcaattaaaaaatttatatgcatgacacgtataaatatattgataaattcaacaattgaattgttaaaattaattgtataaaaattacaaaaaaatgtaaaactaCTTTaagttttacatatatatataagtgggATCCCTccctatatacatatacacattatataaaaaatacatacacatacatacttacatacatacatgcatacatacatgtataaatatatatattagattttgtCAAATCCACAATGTGGTTGAAAAATATAtgtagtaaattttaaaaaatgatagaaataacGAAAGAAATGGTTTTGGTTGAAATGGTAATGTTAAAAGATTCTAATGTTTTGTGTTCAAATCCAATTATGCACAAGTATTTTTGtagattttatatgaaaaaacAAAATTATCTTTAAAATAGTATCTGTTTATCAAAAATAGGAGcttttggtaaaattattattgaattggTGAACCAATTAAGAGCGACATTAGCtcaataaaatacttaaatatagtaataatatatacTAGATTTTATCACACCAAGGATATGGGTGAatggaaatatttttgtattaacatatatatatatatatatagatagatagatagataaaattatttcaacaaATGATTACAGGTGGAGTGGTAAGAGATTTCTATTTGAATTTGTTGGTCTTatgtttgatttttaaataatttttatgttgttttatttgaaatattgtataaaagtatgaaataacaaaaatacccttataataatattaattaccttttaaaataaaatattctaataatttcataatcgaattggtgttaaattgattcCTGGCATCAACTCAATCAACCATTTTATATATGATgaataaaaatagttttatttttcaaataaatcacATTTTCAACAATTTTGGATACTTTTCGATATTCACATAACAAAAGATGGGAAAAATCTTTCCCAACAAAACGTAGGATATACCCATGCATCCAAAGTGCAATGAAAGATGTATGTAAATAAACGTAGGATGGTAATGTGGCTTAATCATAATGTGCTTTCGCCGATATTTTATCACCTCGATGAGAAGTAGGGCCAGATCATATTTTGTGGAAATGGTATTGCCACAGTTTCTAACGTGTATGAAGCTCTAAACTCTCATAAGTCGAGAGCCAAGAATTCTTTTTGGTCGCTGGTTTTGTCCCCAATGGTTTAAGAATTTCCTATGGCTTCTTGGTAGAGGAAAACTTTTGACCAATAATAAGAGATGTCATAGAGGTATTTCAATGAATCAATCTTATTCTTTATGTGGAGCCTTAGTCAAGGATGCCATTCATGTAGTGAAAAATTGTCCAGCAGCTTCTAATGTACGGAGAAATGTTGATACACAGTATCAATAGAGGTGGAAAATGAGAGAGAGGACGCTCTGGTGAAGAAGCAGAGAAGAAGAAGATAGTAAAAATGGAATGTCTGGAGTGCCCTCTTCCCAAATAGGGgttttttagaaatatatatatataaatatatagggtTTATCGAGTTAGATTTCGGGATGGgttatttttcttataattgtATAATAATTTGTCTCCCACCTTGTCGAAAAAGAGTTATAAAGTGACCATTTTGAGACAAGCTTACACGCGTAAAGTGTGTAATTTGGGACTTACTATATAAGTTTTAACTTGAAACTTTACTAAGCAAATTTTGTTGTCTGATAGTGTGAGACAAGAGTCAAAAACTGTATTGCAGAATACCACGAACTATATTTCTCTTAAGTAAAAATTTGTCCCCCTCCTTGTCGAAGAAATCAACTAGCTTTAAAAATGACAGTCGTGATTGTAAATCAGCGAATTGTTAGAAAATCGAAAGTTGTGATTGTAAATCAACATATCATAAGAATAAGCCGTGATAATAAATCAAGGAGCTTTAAAAATGACATTCGTGATCGTAAATCAGTGAATTGTTAGAAAAGCGAAAGTTGTGGTTGTAAATAAACGAATTGTAAGAATAAATTGTGATCGTAAATCAACGAATTGTTAGAAAATCAAAGGTTGTGATTGTAAATCAACGAATCGTAAGAATAAATCGTGATCGTAAATTAACGagctttaaaaatgataattgtGATAGTAAATCAACGAACTGTTATAAAACCGAAGGTCATGACCATAAATCAGCAGACCGTAAGAATAAGTCGTGATTGTAAATCAATGAGCTTTAAAAATGACAGTTGTGATCATAAATCAGCGAACTATTAGAAAACCGAAGTTCGTGATTGTAAATTAGCGAACTGTAAGAATAAGCCATGATTGTAAATCAACGAGCTTTAAAAATGACAGTTGTGATCGTAAATTAATGAACTGTTAGAAAACTGAAGGTTGTGATCGTAAATTAGTGGACCGTAAGAATAAGCCATGATCGTAAAAATGACAATTGTGATCGTAAATCAGTGGACTGTAAGAATAAGCCGTGGTCGTAAATCAACGAGCTTTAAAAATGACAATCGTGATCGTAAATTAGCGGACTATTAGAAAACCAAAGGTCATGATCATAAATCATTGGATCGTAAGAATAAGTCGTGATCGTAAATCAGCAAGCCTTAAAAATGTCAGTTGAATTAAATCCTGAGACACTACTCCTAAAAAGTTATTATTAGAAAGCGAGAGGTACCTTATCTCCTTCATCTCTCCAATATATAATGGAATATGACCTTGCAATCCATTTCCACTAAAGGTAAGCTTAAGCAGAGAAATCATGTTAGTGAATGATGCAGGAATTGAGCCAACAAATTCATTGCTTattaaactcaaaattttcaagCATTTGCAAGTGTGACCCATGTTTAAAGAAAGTTCACCTACAATTTTGTTGTTGCTAGCATCAAAGATCGAATCATCCAACCTTAGACAAGGatcaaaagaatatacaaaaacaTTACCTTCAAAATTGTTCCCATTCAACTAAAAAACTTAATCCAACCAGATCCATATATGACATTGACAAATTCAGGGAGCCATTAGAGCACTCACCATGAGAAAATCTTGAAATATTTCCAAACAAGGAATTTTAGTTGATACTGAATACAACCACGCATAGAACAAAAATTGCAGCTGGAAGCGAACCAGACAAATTATTGGAGCTCAAATTAAGGAAATACAAGTTCTTACAATTACCAAAGGACGCAGGTCAAGAAGTTTTTTGCTACACAGCATTTTCAAGATAGAACATGACCTCAAGTCTGCGGGAAAATACCTTCTAAATTCACATTTGGCAGACAAAAGACATGGATACCGAAAATTTTTACAACACTGTCAGGTAGTTTCGAACAATTTTAACCGCTTACCATCCCCCAAAGTCGGCGGTACAAGTCCACCTAAGAAATTCCCCGGTTACCCAggttggatgaaattgaatatgAAAGCCCATTACTTGCAAGATGCAGGGGCATTAGACTCCTACAATTTTCGCCTAACTCATTTGGAATTTTACCACTTAACTTATTGAAAGAAAAGTCAACAACTTGCAAACTTGTAATCGGCCCAAAAATTGCAGGAATGGTTCCATTCAATTGATCTCTCTAACTTGATCACTTTTCACTATTTTTTTCGATGCAGAGAGTTGAAGTATAGAACATGTATAATTGAGGTTAGGAACACTTTTCATTGTTGTTATTGCTATTTTTGATACATTGATTCCTATTTCAAAGCTAAAATTACTACCAATCAAACAACAAACTAAAAATccccaattaaataaaatttcaagcaTAAATAAAAGGAGAATTAAATCCATAGAGTTTCTAAAGGGATAAACGTATAATATCCACCAATAGCAGTAGCggaaaattttttcattcatgATTCATGCATTCACTTACATAACTATAAACTAATTAGTATTTTCTAGCACATATATAAGTTTTTCACTTTTACCTCTTGTGTAATAGACAAATAATCTAACTTgataacaataattttttataaataaaccaATACCTTTCTTGATTTCAGATAATTTAATATTCCACAAAAATGAACAACCTGTGGctttatttacttttcatctaccatttaatgccaatgagaggatatcatttacccatatcttgggttatgaattccactgttgtgaatgatgctacatactacaaaagtcgtatacccaatgcaccagctttctgttccttatctatttgaactcggtcttttacttacatcaaaatatacaagtcacacatacatagtccgttATCCACTCAGGACTAAGTTATGTCACACTTTGaacgtcataagtgaataaatccataaacgaatttaggatctattgttcttgggtccagtccaacgTACTATGAGTCTAGCTagtcatatctatgtctctatcttctaggagtcatccattCTGATAaccaagacaagacatctccctaattagacttgatagacgacatattagtctttcaatcgatttgctcattttcgattagactaaggatatgtttaggttcgtctactaatacaagttatcttttcgtattacgatccaaccacgtaataccgcttagtattagttaaacaataGACAACCAATGGGCTAATATTTGCTTCTCTTTTGCTTAACATGTAAAAACCAcatgaggacaatatacaaagggaagtaatgtaattcatgaataattttattaactaatctattcgaaaaaaattacaaatgcccataaacaaaaataatacacTTAGAGCACCTAATCCAACATACCCTGAGAAAGCCATCATTGACTCCAACCATTAATTTGCTCCCGTAGGCGATCACACAAGCATTAAACAATATAGAAAAACCTTCAGCACACGAGATATAATTAAGGCAATAAATGGTTCCCATGCCGGAGGCCCTAAGATGGAGAAAAGTGTGCATAACTCAATCCGTTTACCACCATAGAATAAGTCACTGTTCGAACAATGCATTACCAGATCAACCCAAACGAAGCATCATATTCTCTACGAAAGACTTTACATGATCATAAGCCTTGCTTATATCGAGTTTTAAGGCCAAACTTCCCACCTTACTAGAATTTTGATTACAGAGAGAATGTATCAAACGCCACCAAGACATTATCAGAAATTAAACGCCCAGGCACAAACGAACTTTGTGCATCATTGATACAGGAACCAAGCACACCTTTAAATCTATTAACCAAAACCTTGGCTATAATCTTATATAACACAAAGTAAAGACTAATAAGGTGAAATGGCCCATATCTCAAGGCGTCGCAAACTTCAAAAGCAGGAAAACGTTAGTGTGATTAAAACTAGCTAGACTTTGACATCTATTTAGCATAGATAGATAAAACTGAATAATATCCCCACCAATTACTTTCCAGCAGATGTGAAAAAACAAGCCATCAAACCATTTGGCCCTAATGCTTTTGCTGGATGCATGTCATGCTAAGCCTCCACAATATTCGAATGTGTGAAATCTTGAAGAAGACTAGCATTAGCCTCAGCCGAGATGCACCATTGCACTCCATCCAACTATGAGAAGTGAACAAATGAACAGAATAGTTGACAACTACCTAGGCAACCTCCACATCACTCCCTACCCACATACCAATACGATtctcaatattaatatttattttatggtatcgatattttatggCATACTGTTTGTTTTAAATCTGTTCATATAattaagtatcgataccaaatataaaaatatcgatacttgagTTCAAAAATGGTAAAAACCTCTCTTAAATGGTCCACTTATGCATATAACTTACCTAAACTCAAATGATATACCTAGACATAAATAAGGGCATGCAAAACATCATCTAAGTACAAATCAaatcacttatatatatacactatttCATCCAAcaattcaaaaacatcaaaatccaaTACATCCTTAGAATCAACCACCCTAAATATTTAACCATTATACCATT
It encodes the following:
- the LOC107927591 gene encoding UDP-glycosyltransferase 43, with translation MAMDKYEVVFISNPLIGNLVPTVEFSRHLTRHDPRFSATILIITVHERIIVNLYTQSLATAASHSQSHVNFIHLPTVQPPTRYQYQSSLGYTSLFIDKHKPHVKHAISTLASTTSVAALFVDMFTTSMIDVAQDLGIPCYLFFASPASFLGFMLHLPALATQLAADFVDSHSGLIAPKDSAIELIVPTFSKPLPPSVLPSSVLKRNKDGYFWYLEHARRYTETMGIVVNTFLELEPHAIASLSISGLPPVYPVGPILDHAGASQWHTDGAQLHDSIMEWLDQQPPSSVVFLCFGSMGSLKGPQLREIAIGLERSGYRFLWSIREPPKGKLDLPGEYTNVEAVLPAGFLDRTAGLGLVCGWVHQVRVLSHQAIGGFVSHCGWNSILESVWHGVPIATWPVYAEQQMNAFELVKELGLGVEIRLDYREGSDLVVAEELERGLRRLMDGEDEVKAKVREMKSKSRMVLMKNGSSCKSLASLIQEISGRIQGLKKDC